The proteins below come from a single Nitrospirota bacterium genomic window:
- the pnpS gene encoding two-component system histidine kinase PnpS, translated as MKRFLFKRIAVPYVILACLLIIILELFISKAVKDNYIDSLQESLYRQARLIAAQIPSSRADLDDFCRKYKEKTGTRITIIDGSGKVLGDSNEPARSMENHADRPEIRDADIKDVGTSVRYSSTLRENLFYLALAVDENSEKLFLRLSLPLQHVEEAVSAIRIKIFLPSLIALGVAILIGLYQTRKITRSIEDITDYSKDIAAGNFSKRLFNKEQGELGELGRNISGMAEELNTRFVQSREERQKIEAILQNMSDGLLLTDTKGRIILSNAAVKVLFGIPSSIEGKTLLEALRKADLMEVVEHVSRDKEKISCEVVISGPQERYLMTTAAPFSIKGELAGIIFTFHDITRLRKLEEVRKDFVASVSHEIKTPITAIKGFAETLLEGALDDRENARNFLETIKNHSERLNTLVSDLLTLSGIELGDVRIEKTAVSLDATIESVFATLKEKAHRKGLSLQKEIDPHCREISADRDRLMQILLNLVDNGIKFTEKGGVTVRVANEKTKDESSEEKDLIQISVEDTGIGIPRKHLARMGERFYRVDRARSRELGGTGLGLAIVKHLVKAHGWDMKIESTEDSGTQVKILLPPA; from the coding sequence ATGAAACGTTTTCTCTTTAAAAGGATCGCCGTCCCCTATGTGATTCTTGCGTGCCTTCTCATAATCATTCTCGAACTCTTTATATCCAAGGCAGTTAAAGACAACTATATCGACAGTCTCCAGGAAAGTCTTTACAGGCAGGCGCGGCTGATTGCCGCACAGATTCCTTCTTCCCGCGCTGACCTTGACGATTTCTGCAGGAAATACAAGGAAAAAACAGGGACACGGATCACCATTATTGACGGTTCGGGGAAGGTGCTGGGCGATTCCAATGAGCCTGCAAGAAGCATGGAAAACCATGCCGACAGACCCGAGATCAGGGATGCAGACATCAAGGATGTCGGCACATCCGTCAGATACAGCAGCACATTGAGAGAAAACCTGTTCTATCTTGCCTTGGCAGTTGACGAGAATTCAGAGAAGCTGTTTCTGCGTTTATCTCTTCCCCTTCAGCATGTTGAGGAGGCCGTGAGCGCCATCAGGATCAAAATTTTTCTTCCCTCTCTTATTGCGCTGGGGGTGGCAATTCTGATCGGGCTCTATCAGACAAGAAAAATCACCCGGTCTATTGAAGACATCACCGACTATTCAAAGGATATTGCTGCCGGGAATTTCAGCAAGAGACTCTTTAACAAAGAACAGGGAGAACTTGGCGAGCTTGGCAGAAATATCAGTGGCATGGCAGAGGAGCTGAATACCCGGTTTGTGCAGAGCAGGGAAGAGAGGCAGAAAATAGAGGCTATCCTTCAGAATATGTCTGACGGACTGCTGCTGACTGATACAAAGGGAAGAATTATTCTGAGCAATGCCGCAGTGAAAGTGCTGTTCGGTATTCCGTCGAGCATTGAAGGGAAAACCCTGCTGGAAGCTCTCAGAAAAGCAGACCTCATGGAGGTTGTCGAGCATGTATCACGCGACAAAGAGAAGATATCCTGTGAAGTCGTGATAAGCGGGCCGCAGGAGCGCTACCTAATGACCACCGCAGCCCCGTTTAGTATTAAGGGAGAACTGGCCGGGATTATTTTTACCTTTCACGATATTACACGGTTGCGCAAGCTGGAAGAAGTGCGGAAAGACTTTGTTGCCAGCGTATCGCATGAGATTAAGACCCCGATAACAGCGATTAAGGGGTTTGCCGAAACACTTCTCGAAGGCGCCCTCGATGACAGGGAGAATGCGCGGAATTTCCTCGAGACCATAAAAAACCACAGCGAACGCCTCAATACCCTTGTCAGCGATCTGCTTACCCTTTCGGGGATCGAGCTTGGCGACGTCAGGATTGAAAAAACTGCAGTCAGTCTCGACGCAACAATAGAATCCGTCTTTGCTACCCTGAAAGAAAAAGCACACCGCAAGGGGCTTAGCCTGCAGAAGGAGATCGATCCTCATTGCAGGGAGATCAGCGCGGACAGGGACCGTCTGATGCAGATTCTCCTGAATCTTGTGGACAACGGGATTAAGTTCACCGAGAAAGGCGGGGTGACGGTCAGAGTGGCGAATGAAAAGACAAAAGATGAAAGTTCAGAGGAAAAAGACCTGATCCAAATCTCCGTGGAGGACACAGGCATCGGGATACCCAGAAAACATCTTGCCCGAATGGGGGAGCGCTTCTATCGTGTTGACAGGGCACGTTCACGGGAGCTCGGGGGAACCGGTCTCGGTCTCGCAATTGTCAAACACCTTGTGAAGGCGCATGGCTGGGATATGAAGATAGAAAGTACCGAGGATTCCGGCACACAAGTAAAGATTCTCCTTCCTCCTGCGTAA